A region from the Aegilops tauschii subsp. strangulata cultivar AL8/78 chromosome 5, Aet v6.0, whole genome shotgun sequence genome encodes:
- the LOC141022819 gene encoding zinc finger BED domain-containing protein DAYSLEEPER-like yields the protein MEEEPDNSNAMDEQEESTGSAPGPVFSGLKLKRLRSKVWDDFTPIYIDGKLARAECMHCHQVFSSGTGNLRKHQAKCTPRAQKRPMQHKPPFLSAGQHKSSDAAKALPQEKFPVLIDILIDTNEESQKVDQNLSHGELGTHEQKNLASCDTPTDKDRKNQSHEEPAVPDQDILANMNQKNLKVGQIEPHEELVRIFSVHGYPPSIQIHDRFCKFVASLNPMVKMPAKVDMYRYSRELFDKEKTKLKEKLASLRSRVCLSAYVWHYDLFSAFLCLSVHYIDDEWEKQTHILRSRHLAQGPAGPARAEVPGFLFKV from the exons ATGGAAGAAGAGCCTGACAATTCCAATGCCATGGATGAACAAGAGGAGAGCACAGGCAGCGCCCCTGGCCCAGTGTTCTCGGGTCTGAAGCTGAAAAGGCTCCGATCCAAGGTGTGGGACGACTTCACGCCCATCTACATCGACGGGAAGCTCGCGCGGGCCGAGTGCATGCACTGCCACCAGGTCTTCAGCAGCGGCACCGGCAACCTGCGAAAGCACCAGGCCAAGTGCACTCCCAGAGCCCAGAAGAGGCCAATGCAACACAAGCCCCCGTTCTTGTCGGCGGGCCAACATAAATCCTCAGACGCAGCAAAGGCATTGCCCCAGGAGAAGTTTCCTGTCCTGATTGACATTCTCATCGATACGAATGAGGAAAGTCAGAAGGTTGATCAGAATTTGTCTCACGGGGAGCTTGGGACACATGAGCAGAAGAATCTTGCTTCATGTGACACTCCCACTGACAAAGATCGGAAGAATCAGTCCCATGAGGAACCTGCAGTGCCTGACCAGGACATTCTCGCTAACATGAATCAGAAGAATCTGAAGGTTGGTCAGATTGAGCCCCATGAGGAACTTGTCAGGATATTTTCTGTCCACGGGTACCCGCCATCGATACAGATCCATGATAGATTCTGTAAGTTTGTTGCTAGCTTGAATCCTATGGTGAAGATGCCGGCCAAAGTTGACATGTACAGGTACTCCAGGGAACTGTTTGACAAAGAAAAGACCAAGCTGAAGGAGAAGTTGGCAAGTTTACGCAGTCGGgtttgcttgagtgcttatgtgtGGCACTATGATCTGTTCTCAGCGTTCCTATGCTTGAGTGTTCATTACATTGATGATGAATGGGAGAAGCAGACACATATCTTGAGAAGCAgacac TTAGCACAAGGTCCAGCCGGTCCGGCCCGAGCCGAAGTGCCGGGCTTCCTGTTCAAGGTTTGA
- the LOC141022818 gene encoding zinc finger BED domain-containing protein DAYSLEEPER-like, which translates to MEEEPDNSNAMDEQEESTGSAPGPVFSGLKLKRLRSKVWDDFTPIYIDGKLARAECMHCHQVFSSGTGNLRKHQAKCTPRAQKRPMQHKPPFLSAGQHKSSDAAKALPQEKFPVLIDILIDTNEESQKVDQNLSHGELGTHEQKNLASCDTPTDKDRKNQSHEEPAVPDQDILANMNQKNLKVGQIEPHEELVRIFSVHGYPPSIQIHDRFCKFVASLNPMVKMPAKVDMYRYSRELFDKEKTKLKEKLASLRSRVCLSAYVWHYDLFSAFLCLSVHYIDDEWEKQTHILRSRHVHWNASARDLQGYY; encoded by the exons ATGGAAGAAGAGCCTGACAATTCCAATGCCATGGATGAACAAGAGGAGAGCACAGGCAGCGCCCCTGGCCCAGTGTTCTCGGGTCTGAAGCTGAAAAGGCTCCGATCCAAGGTGTGGGACGACTTCACGCCCATCTACATCGACGGGAAGCTCGCGCGGGCCGAGTGCATGCACTGCCACCAGGTCTTCAGCAGCGGCACCGGCAACCTGCGAAAGCACCAGGCCAAGTGCACTCCCAGAGCCCAGAAGAGGCCAATGCAACACAAGCCCCCGTTCTTGTCGGCGGGCCAACATAAATCCTCAGACGCAGCAAAGGCATTGCCCCAGGAGAAGTTTCCTGTCCTGATTGACATTCTCATCGATACGAATGAGGAAAGTCAGAAGGTTGATCAGAATTTGTCTCACGGGGAGCTTGGGACACATGAGCAGAAGAATCTTGCTTCATGTGACACTCCCACTGACAAAGATCGGAAGAATCAGTCCCATGAGGAACCTGCAGTGCCTGACCAGGACATTCTCGCTAACATGAATCAGAAGAATCTGAAGGTTGGTCAGATTGAGCCCCATGAGGAACTTGTCAGGATATTTTCTGTCCACGGGTACCCGCCATCGATACAGATCCATGATAGATTCTGTAAGTTTGTTGCTAGCTTGAATCCTATGGTGAAGATGCCGGCCAAAGTTGACATGTACAGGTACTCCAGGGAACTGTTTGACAAAGAAAAGACCAAGCTGAAGGAGAAGTTGGCAAGTTTACGCAGTCGGgtttgcttgagtgcttatgtgtGGCACTATGATCTGTTCTCAGCGTTCCTATGCTTGAGTGTTCATTACATTGATGATGAATGGGAGAAGCAGACACATATCTTGAGAAGCAgacacgttcattggaacgcttccgctcgcgatctacaagg ttactactga